A window of Halopseudomonas sabulinigri genomic DNA:
CTTGGCCGGCTGCGGTGTGGGTTTGCTGCTCGGGACGCGTTTGGCTAGTGCCGTTTTCAGCTCGCACCCCAAAACCAGCAGGGTGTGTAAGCAGACTCCGACGATACTGAAGCTAAGCGCCCAGATGGCAAAGGGAGCGATGCGGCTGTCGATCAGCAGGGCGCTGAACGGCACACAGGCGGCAATGATCAGCAGTGCAGAGCCCAGTAAGGCAATAGCGCCTGGGAGGCCTGTGCAGGCTTGGTCGCGCTGGTTGAATTGCTGCAGGTTGATAAGGCCAGTGAGCAAGGCAAGCAGGCCCAGGTGGTCAATCGGGCTGTTTTCGGTCGCGAACGGGATTATGCTGTAGAGGCCAGCGAGCAGAGCCGCCAGACCGATGGTCAGATGCAGATAACGAAGGATTTTCAAAATGTTCACCCTGAATACTTAGATGGTAATGCTGCGAAAAACGACAATGTGGCGGCGAGTTGGTTGGTTTAGCCGCGCCGCACTCTAACCTGAATTTCGCTTTGCTACCAAGGTATATCAGGGATGGCTGGCGGCACCTGGGCCGCCAGCGGTTGTGGCTCAGCCTTCCAGCAGGCTACGCAGCATCCAGGCCGTTTTTTCGTGGGTCTGCATGCGCTGGGTCAGCAGGTCGGCAGTGGGTTCGTCGTGGCTTTCGTCGCAAGCAGGGAATATCGAGCGTGCCGTGCGCACACAGGCTTCGTGGCCCTCTACCAAGAGCTTGATCATCTCTTTGGCCTCAGGGACGCCATCTTCTTCCTTGATTGAGCTCAGCTCGACAAACTGCTTGTAAGTGCCGGGTGCGGGAAAGCCCAGAGTACGGATGCGTTCGGCGATATCGTCAACCGCCAGCGCCAATTCGTTGTAGTGGGTTTCAAACATCAGGTGCAGGGTCTGAAACATTGGGCCTTTAACGTTCCAGTGAAAGTTGTGGGTCTTCAGGTAGAGGGTGTAGGTGTCGGCCAGCAGGTGTGACAAGCCGTCTGCAATTTTTTCGCGATCCGTTTCGGTAATGCCGATATCGATTTTCATCATGGCTCCTTGGTGGTCTTGACTCTGTTGGATGAATCGCCTGCCGCCCAGATATAGGCCCAGGCGGTACAGGGCAGGTTCTAACGTGTGTACTAGTCAGATCGGAAAACTGTGCGTCAGTTCCGGTAGGGGCCACTATTTTGTCCGGCCGGTGCCCGGCCTGGCCTGGCAGTGGTGGCGCTTAAATGTGACTGCCAGCATGGGGCGGCGCTTATGACTCCCAATGGTGGCGCGTTTTCGGGTATATTATGCCGTTTTTATCCGGGCGCCTGTCTCGGCGGCTATAAATCAGTGCCGTCGGATATGTCCATTTTGCCGATCACAGGAAGCACCACACCATGATGCGTACCCATTATTGCGGCCAGCTGAACGAAACGCTGGCAGACCAGGAAATTACTCTTTGCGGCTGGGTTCATCGCCGTCGCGATCACGGTGGGGTGATTTTCCTGGATATCCGCGATCGTGAAGGCCTGGCTCAGGTGGTGTTCGACCCTGACCGCGAAGATACCTTTGCTGTGGCGGACAGCGTGCGCAGTGAGTATGTGGTGCGGGTACGGGGTAAGGTGCGTGCGCGTCCTGCCGGCGCAGTGAATCCGAACATGGCGTCGGGCGCTATTGAAGTGCTGGGCTATGAGCTGGAAGTGCTAAATCAGGCAGAAACGCCTCCTTTCCCACTCAATGAGTACTCTGATGTCGGCGAAGAAACCCGCCTTCGTTATCGTTTCATCGATCTGCGTCGTCCGGAAATGGCGGCCAAGCTGAAGCTTCGTTCGCAGATCACCAGCAGCATTCGCCGCTATCTTGATGAAAACGGCTTCCTTGATGTGGAAACGCCGATCCTGACCCGTGCCACTCCGGAAGGCGCGCGCGATTATCTGGTGCCCAGCCGCACCCATCCTGGCCATTTCTTCGCGTTGCCGCAGTCGCCTCAGTTGTTCAAGCAGTTGCTGATGGTCTCCGGGTTTGATCGCTATTATCAGATCGCCAAGTGCTTCCGCGATGAAGACCTGCGCGCTGATCGTCAGCCCGAGTTCACGCAGATCGATATCGAAACCAGTTTCCTGGATGAAGCCGATATCATGGGGTTGACCGAAGGCATGATTCGTCAACTGTTCAAGCAAGTGCTGGACGTGGAGTTGGGCGAGTTCCCGCACATGACCTTTGCAGAGGCCATGCGTCGTTATGGCTCTGACAAACCTGATCTGCGTAACCCGTTGGAACTGGTAGACGTCGCGGATCAACTGGCTGGCGTCGAGTTCAAGGTATTCAGTGGTCCGGCAAACGATCCCAAGGGCCGAGTTGCAGCGCTTCGCGTGCCGGGCGGGGCCAGCATGCCGCGTAAACAAATTGACGACTACACCAAGTTTGTTGGTATCTACGGCGCCAAAGGCTTGGCTTACATCAAGGTCAACGAGCGCGCCAAGGGGCTGGAAGGCTTGCAGTCGCCGATCGTCAAATTCATTCCTGAAGATAACCTTGAGGTGATTCTGGATCGTGTGGGCGCGGTTGATGGCGATATCGTCTTCTTCGGTGCCGACAAGGCCAAGGTCGTTTCAGAGGCGCTGGGCGCGCTGCGCATCAAGCTGGGCACCGATCTGGAGCTGCTGACCTGTGAATGGGCTCCGCTCTGGGTTGTCGATTTCCCGATGTTCGAAGAGAACGACGATGGTTCGCTATCGGCGCTGCACCACCCCTTCACGGCGCCGAAGTGCTCGCCCGAAGCGCTGCAGGCGGAACCGGCGACTGCGCTGTCGCGCGCCTATGACATGGTGCTCAACGGCACCGAGCTGGGTGGCGGCTCCATTCGTATTCACCGTAAGGAAATGCAGCAGGCAGTATTCAATATTCTGGGTATCAGCCCGGAAGAACAGCAGGAGAAGTTTGGCTTCCTGCTCGATGCGCTCAAGTTTGGCGCGCCGCCACACGGTGGTCTGGCCTTCGGTCTGGATCGTCTGGTGATGCTGGTGACTGGCGCGCAGTCGATTCGTGAAGTGATCGCCTTCCCGAAAACCCAGAGCGCCGCGTGCGTGATGACCCAGGCGCCCGGCCTGGTCGACAACAAGGCGCTGCGGGAGCTGAGCATTCGTCTGCGCGAGCAGACCAAGGTCGAGTAATAGGTAAACCTGCCCCGTCGCTGATGGGGCAGTGCAAGGCATTCCGGATACTGGAGTCGAGGTTTATGGCCGGTCATTCCAAATGGGCCAATATCAAGCACCGCAAGGCCGCGCAGGATGCCAAGCGGGGCAAGATTTTCACCAAGCTGATTCGTGAGCTGACGGTAGCAGCCAAGGTAGGCGGCGGCAATCCGGCGGATAATCCGCGGTTGCGCACGGCAGTGGACAAGGCGCTGGCGGCCAACATGACCCGCGATACGGTTGATCGTGCCATCGCCCGCGGCGCCGGCAGCAACGACGCCGACAATATGGAAGAGCTGACCTACGAAGGTTACGGCGCCGGCGGCGTTGCTATTCTGGTGGAGGCAATGACCGATAATCGTAATCGTACGGTCAGCGAGGTGCGCCATGCTTTCAACAAGTGCGGTGGTAACCTGGGGACCGATGGGTCAGTAGCCTATCTGTTTACCCGGCGTGGGCAGATTACCTTTGCACCTGGCATTGATGAGGACGCCCTGATGGAGGCGGCTCTGGAGTCCGGGGCTGAGGATGTTGTTGGCAATGAGGACGGCTCCTTCGAGGTTTTTACGCGCTTCGAAGAGTTTGGCGCGGTCCGCGATGGCCTGGAGGCGGCTGGCTTTGTCGGTGAGTCAGCCGATCTGGCAATGATCCCCAGTACCACCGCTGAGCTTGATCTGGATACGGCGGAAAAGATCGTTCGCTTGGTGGATATGCTGGAGGACTTGGATGATGTGCAGAACGTCTACTCCAATGCCGAGATCAGCGACGAAATCTTGGAGCAGCTCGGCTGATCCTGGCGTAGACTCTGACCCGAGGGGAGGCTGCTGCCTCCCTTTTTTATAGCAAACTCTTTTATGGTAACCGCTCTGGTCTGAAGACGCTTCGGATGGGCGACATTGGATGGCAGAGGCAGCGGCGCAATGGCAGTGATTCTCGGGATTGATCCCGGTTCGCGTATTACCGGCTTCGGCATCGTGAAGCTCCAGGCGGGGCGCTGTGAGTACGTTACTTCCGGTTGTATTCGGTTGGGTGACGGCCCTTTTCCGGATCGCCTGCAAAAAATCTTCCAGTACCTGAGTGAGCTGATTGCTCAGTATCAACCCACTGTCGTCAGTATCGAGCAAGTGTTTCTGGCCCGTAACCCGGATTCGGCCTTGAAGTTGGGGCAGGCGCGCGGGGCTGCTATCGTCGCGGCTGTCAACGCGGGACTGGCGGTGAATGAATACAGCGCTCGGCAGGTAAAGCAATCGGTGGTCGGGACCGGCGCGGCCGACAAAAAGCAGGTGCAGCATATGGTGGCTCAGCTGCTGGGGTTAGGCGGTACGCCGCAGGCCGATGCAGCGGATGCGTTGGCTATCGCGCTCTGTCACGCGCACCTGAGTGGCGTGCAGCAACAGCTGGGTAACGCGGCGCTGGCGATGCGCTCCGGGCGGTTGCGTCGACGTTGAAACCAAATAAGTGGGTATAACAGGAGAACAGCTGAGTGATAGGTCGACTGACCGGTGTCTTGCTGGAGAAGCAGCCGCCGCATATTGTGTTGGACGTGCAGGGCGTGGGCTATGAACTCGATGCACCCATGAGCACTTTCTACCTGTTGCCGGCGTTGGGTGAGCGCGTAACCCTGCACACCCATATGGTGGTGCGCGAGGATGCTCAGCTGCTCTACGCTTTTGCCGACAAGCGTGGCCGCGAGCTGTTTCGCGAGTTGATTCGGCTCAACGGTGTTGGGCCCAAGCTGGCCCTGGCGCTGATGTCGGGCATGGATGTGGACGAGTTGGTCATGGCGGTGCAGCACCAGGACGTCACTGCGCTGGTCAGGGTGCCCGGGGTCGGTAAAAAGACTGCCGAGCGTCTGTTGATCGAACTGCGCGACCGGTTCAAGGCCTGGGAGGCCGCCCCGGGCAGCCTGCCGTTGGTTACCGGAGCGCCGACCACTACCGCGGCCAAGCCTAGCGCCGATGCCGTCAGTGCGCTGATTTCTCTGGGCTACAAGCCGCAGGAGGCCAGCAAGGCTGTCTCTGCTGTTGATGAAGCCGGACTCTCAAGCGAAGAGTTGATTCGCCGTGCACTCAAGGGCATGGTGTAAGCAGCCCGCACGACCCACCACGATGGACATCGCATGCTTGAAGAAGACCGTTTGATTGCCGCTACCCCGCGGCAACAGGAAGAGGTGATTGATCGGGCGATTCGCCCGCTCAAACTGGCCGAATACATTGGCCAGCCGGCCGTGCGCGAGCAGATGGAGCTGTTTATCAAGGCCGCCAAGGGGCGCGGCGAAGCGCTGGATCATGTGCTTATCTTCGGCCCGCCGGGCCTGGGCAAGACAACTCTTGCCAATATCATTGCCCAGGAAATGGGTGCGAAGATCAAAAGCACCTCCGGGCCGGTGCTGGAGCGTGCTGGCGATCTGGCCGCGCTGCTGACCAATCTGGAAGCCGGGGACGTGTTGTTCGTTGATGAAATCCATCGTCTTTCACCTGTGGTAGAGGAGATTCTCTATCCGGCGATGGAGGACTACCAGCTCGATATCATGATTGGCGAAGGTCCCGCTGCGCGTTCCATCAAGCTGGACTTGCCCCCGTTTACCCTGGTGGGCGCCACCACCCGCGCTGGCATGCTGACCAATCCACTGCGTGACCGTTTTGGTATTGTGCAGCGTCTGGAGTTCTATGGTGTTGATGATCTGGCAACTATTGTCGGGCGCTCGGCCGGCATTCTCGGCCTGGAAATGGATCCGGCCGGAGCGCGTGAAATTGCGCGCCGCTCACGCGGCACGCCGCGTATCGCCAACCGCCTGTTACGCCGTGTGCGGGACTTTGCCGAAGTACGCAGCCAAGGGGCGATTACCCGCGAAGTCGCTGACAAGGCGCTGAATTTGCTGGATGTTGACGAGCAAGGTTTTGATCATATGGATCGGCGCCTGCTGCTGACCATGATCGACAAGTTTGACGGCGGTCCTGTGGGTATAGATAACCTGGCCGCCGCCATCAGCGAGGAAAGGCACACTATCGAGGATGTGCTGGAGCCCTATCTGATCCAGCAGGGCTTTATTATGCGCACGCCACGCGGGCGGGTGGTAACCAGGCACGCCTACCTGCATTTCGGCCTGAATCTGCCGAGCCGCATGGCGCCCTTGTCGGCTGACCTGTTCGACGACCCGGCGGCGCCGGATTCCCCCTGAAAAAATATTTTACAAATAGCGAGTTTGCCCACTATGCAAAACGTCAACTTGGCTCTACATTATGCGCGTTGAACGTCCAGGGCCGCCATTCGTGCTGAAAGCCCGCGTCTACTTTGAAGATACCGATGCCGGTGGCATCGTCTACTACGTTAATTATCTTAAGTTTATGGAGCGTGCGCGGACGGAGCTGGTCCGCACTCTTGGGTTTGATCAAAGTGCTTTGCAAAGAGAGAACGTCATCTTTGTTGTGCACTCTGTGACGGCACGCTACCACGCGCCTGCTCGACTCGATGATGAACTTGTCGTCTCTGCGGCTGTCTTGGAAACCAAGCGTGCAAGTATTCGCTTTCGCCAGCAAGTTACTCGGGCGGATGGCGACTTGCTGTGTGAAGGCGAGGTTCTGGTGGCGTGCGTCAGTGCTGACCGTTACCGGCCGCGGGCGATACCTGAGAGCATGCGCACCGCCTTTGAAAACTGGGCGCAAGCCGATAAAGACGTAGGGAACCCATGAGTAAGCGAGGAGTGGTAAAGCGTGCAAGCTGATCAAATGTCGATGTGGCACCTGATTTCAGGCGCTAGCGTGCTGGTGCAACTGGTCATGCTGACGCTGTTGACCGCATCCATTGTGTCATGGGTGATGATTTTTCAACGCAGCAGTTTCATGCGTTCGGCGAAAAGCTCGCTGGATGACTTTGAAGATCGCTTCTGGTCCGGCGTTGACCTGTCTCAGTTGTACCGCCAGGTCACCGGGTCGCCGGATGAAGACTCGGGGCTGGAGCAGATTTTCCGTGCCGGCTTCAAGGAGTTCTCTCGCATGCGTCAGCAGTCCGGGGTCGATCCGGATGCGATCATGGATGCGGTACAGCGCTCCATGCGTGTAGCTATTTCGCGCGAAGAAGAGAAGCTTGAGCAGCACCTGCCGTTTCTGGCAACAGTAGGCTCGACCAGCCCCTATGTCGGCTTGTTCGGCACGGTCTGGGGCATCATGAACTCGTTTCGCGGCTTGGCTACGGTACAGCAAGCTACCCTGGCAACGGTTGCGCCAGGTATCGCTGAGGCGTTGATCGCCACGGCCATCGGTCTGTTCGCAGCCATCCCGGCGGTGGTTGCCTATAACCGTTTCTCTGCGCGTTCGGAAATGCTGATTGGCCGTTACTACACCTTCGCAGAAGAGTTTTCCAGCATCCTGCATCGCCGCGTTCACTCGCGCGATGAGTAAGGTGGAGTAGTTATGTCGATGCACATGCAGGGCCGTCGCCAGAAGCGCAAACCGGTCGCCGAGATGAATGTCGTGCCTTACATCGACGTCATGTTGGTGTTGCTGGTGATCTTCATGGTGACCGCACCCATGCTGAACCAGGGCGTCAAGGTCGATCTTCCACAGGTGTCCAGCGAGGTGCTGCCTTCGGACAGCAATCAGCAGGTGCTGACGCTGTCGGTACTGGCTGACGGCAGTTATTACTGGAATCTGGGCGAAGCCGTAGATACCGAGAATCAGACCGACAGTGCCGTGTCACTGGAGGCAATGACCGAAGGCGTGACCAAAATCATGCGCGCCAAGCCGGACACCCTGGTGTATATCCGCGGTGACAAGGCAGCAAACTACGGTGTGATCATGACCGCGATGGGCGCGCTGCAGCAGGCTGGTGTGCCGAACGTTGGCCTGATCACAGAGGCGCCGTGAATACGCCAGAGAACCGCCGGCGGGTAGATACGCCCGGGCGTTATTCAGCGCCGTTGCTGAAAGCCCTGGCGGTGCATTTGGCAGTCGCCATTTTGTTGTTTGCCTCGTTCGCGACTGCGCCCAGCTTTGAGCCGGCCAGGCCGATTGTGCAGGCGACCCTGGTGCAACTTGACTCGATGAGTCCGGCGACCACGCAGACCGACCAGAAGATTGCTGGCGAAGCGCAGCGCACTGCTGCACAGCGCCATGAAGCTGAAGAGCTGGAGCGCAGGAAGCAGGAGCAACAACAGCAGGAACAAAAGCAAAAGCAGCAAGAGGCTCAGCGCGCCGCGGCAGAGCAGGCGCAGAAGGCGCAAGAGCAGGAACAGAAAGCCGCCGAAGCAGCGGCCGCTGATGCAGCCAAGGCAAAGAGCGAGGCTGAAGCAAAAGCCAAAGCGGAAGCTGAGGCCCAGCGCAAGGCGGCGGAAGTCGCCGCCGCGAAGAAGCGCGAAGAGGCAGAGCGCGCTGCCGAGGCAGAGGCAGCGAAAAAGCGTGCTGAAGCAGAAGCGGCCCGCAAAAAGGCGGAAGAAGAGGCCAAGCGCAAGGCGCAGGCCGAAGCAGACGCGAAGCGCAAAGCCGCGGAGGCGGCAGAAGCGAAGAAACGTGCCGAGGCTGACGCTGCCCGCAAGGCACAGGAAGATGCCAAAGCCAAGGCGTTGGCTGATCTGCTTGCGGACGAAACGCAGTATCAGCAGGCGCAGGCGGACCGACCTGGGGATCAGGTGGCAGCCAGTTATGATGACGTAATTCGTCGTTACGTGAGTGAGCAGTGGCGCAGGCCGCCGACCGCACGTAACGGCATGGTGGTTGAGGTTCAGTTGAGCATGTTGCCTACGGGGCAAATTACCGACGTGGTGGTCACCCGCTCCAGCGGCGACCCCGGGTTTGATCAATCCGCGGTGCAGGCCGTTCGAAATGTGGGCCGAATCCCGGAAATGCAGACGCTATCGCGCGATAATCCCGCAGCATTTGACCGTATGTACAGACAACGGCTGTTGCGCTTCAAACCAGAGGATCTGGCATTCTGATGAAACGATTCACGCAAGCATTGATTGCAGTGATTGCACTGTGTACGGCGCAACTGACGTTGGCACAGGATGCGATTGAAATTACCAAGGGTAGCGATAAGGCCACGCCGATCGCGGTAGTGCCTTTTGGCTGGCAAGGTAGTGCACCCTTGCCGGAAGACCTGGCGCAAATCAGCGCTAACGATTTACGCAATACCGGCATGTTCGCGCCTATGGAGCGCAACAATATGCTGAGTTACCCGGTCCGCGCAGAAGAAATCAATGCGCGCGATTGGAAAATGATCGGCGTGGATTACGTGGTCGTCGGGCAGGTTAGCAATCAGCCTGGAACAGATCGCTACGAGCTGAACTACAGTCTTTACAGCATCCTGCGTGAGCAGGTTTTGCTGGCCAAGACGGTGAGCGGTACCAAGGCGCAATTGCGTGACATGGCCCATCACCTGAGTGACGAGGTGTTCGAAGAGATTACCGGCATAAAGGGTGCGTTCAACACCAAGCTGCTGTATGTGGCTGCAGAGCGCTTCTCCGCCGATAATACGCGCTACACACTGCAGCGCTCGGATTATGATGGTGCGCGCGCCTCTACCTTGTTGCAGTCACGCGAGCCGATTCTGAGTCCGTCTTATGCCCCGGACGGTCAGCGTATTGCCTATGTGTCTTTTGAGTCGCGTCGTCCGGAAATCTATGTGCATTACATCCAGACCGGTCGCCGCGAGCGTATTACCAATTTTGAAGGCCTGAACGGAGCGCCCGCCTGGTCGCCAGATGGCAATCGCCTGGCCTTTGTACTGTCGCGAGACGGGAATCCCGAGATTTACGTGATGGATCTGGGCAGCAAGCAGCTGCGTCGCATCACCAACCACTTTTCGATCGATACCGAGCCAAGCTGGATGGATAACAGCACCATCGCCTTTACCTCGGATCGCGGCGGCAAGCCGCAGATTTACAAACAGAACATTAATGGTGGCTCCACTGAGCGCCTGACTTTTGTTGGTAACTACAACGCCAACGCAAAACTTTCCGTGGATGGGCGCACCATGGTGATGGTGCACCGCCAGGAAGGTTACCGTAATTTTCAGATTGCTACTCAAGACCTCAAACGGGGCAATCTGAGGGTTTTAACAGAAACGTCTTTGGATGAGTCGCCTACTGTCTCACCCAACGGCACTATGTTAATTTATGCTACCCGTCAACAGGGACGGGGCGTACTCATGCTGGTATCGACAAATGGTCGTGCACGCTCGGAAATTCCGACGCAGTTCACAGACCTGCGCGTACCGTCATGGTCCCCTTACCTGCCATAGGGCGCACCAACACTAAACCATATGGGGTTAATAGGAGTTCATGATGGAAGTTATCAAGTTCGGTAAAATGGCTGCTCTGGTTGTCGCGTTCGGCGTTGTTGTAGGTTGTTCGTCCAAAGGCGGCGACGCTTCCGGCACTGGCGCAGTTGATCCTAACGCCGGTTACGGCGCAGGCACCTCTGGCGCAGGTATGGACAATGGCGTAAGCAGCGAAGAAGCCGCTCTGCGCGCCGTTACCACTTTCTACTTTGAGTACGACAGCTCCGAGCTGAAGCAGGAAGCCATGCGCTCCCTGGACGTTCACGCCAAGGATCTGAAGTCTGCTGGCAACCGCGTTGTTCTGGAAGGCCACACTGACGAGCGCGGTACTCGTGAGTACAACATGGCTCTGGGCGAGCGTCGTGCTGCTGCCGTTCAGCGTTACCTGGTACTGCAAGGCGTTTCTCCTGCCCAGCTGGAACTGGTTTCCTACGGCGAAGAGAAGCCTGCTGCTATGGGTTCCAGCGAAGAAAGCATGGCTCAGAACCGTCGCGTAGAGCTGCGCAAGTAATAGAAGAGGTCTTATGAAAGGTTTCAGAGGAGTAGTATTCGCCTGTTTGCTGGCGCCCCTCGGTGCTCTGGCGCAGGTGCCGGTGTCAGAAGGTGGCTCGGGTAACTCCGGCACCAACTATCCGGGCTCCTCTGTAGCCCCTCAGACCACGGCTGGCCTTTCCAGTGAAGGCCAGTTGTACCAACAGCTGTATCAGCTGCAGCAGGAAGTCACCATGCTGCGTGGTCTGCTTGAAGAGCAGGGCTACAAGCTGAAGCAGATGGAGCGTGACCAGCTGGACCGCTACGAAGATATTGACCGTAGGCTCTCCAGCAATAATTCCCCTGCACCCGCAGCCGATTCGGCTGTGGGTGGCGCTGCGCCGAGCGCGGCGACCGCACCGCCGGCCGATAATGCCAGCTCCGCCCAAGGCGCAGCTCCGGCCGACCCGGAACGAGAGAAGCTGCTTTACGACGCGTCCTTTGATCTGGTCAAAGCGCGTGAATTTGATAAGGCCGCCCAGGCTTTCACCGCCTTCCTGCGCCGTTACCCTGACAGTCAGTACGCGGGTAATGCCCAATACTGGCTGGGTGAGGTATATCTGGTGCAGTCCGACCTGGAGTCCGCAGGCAAATCGTTTGCGCAGGTTATCAGTCGCTACCCCAACCATCGCAAGGAATCCGATGCGATGTACAAGCTGGGTGAGGTTGAGCGCCGTCTGGGCCACGATGACAAGGCGCGTGACCTGTTTCAGCAGGTCGTCAGCAAGTATCCAGATTCCTCTGCGGCGCAGCTGGCTGGCCGCGAGTTGAACAATCTGAACTAAGTCTCCGTGCAGCGGCGCCCGCCGCTGCAATCGTTATACCTTCCCGGGAGTTACCGGCATGAACCCTTCGCCGTCGCGCGGCAAAGCCGTGGTGTTATTGTCCGGTGGCCTGGATTCCGCGACAGTATTGGCGTTGGCCCAGGCCGAAGGTTATCAGTGTTACAGCATGAGCTTCGATTATGGCCAGCGGCATCGTGCTGAACTCGACGCGGCCAAGGCGCTGGCACGCGCCGCCGGAGTTGTAGAGCACAAGGTCATCGGGCTCGATCTCGACGGCATGGGTGGCTCCGCGCTGACCGACAGCACGCTGGCAGTTCCAGAGCAGCCGCAACCCGGTATCCCGGTGACCTACGTCCCTGCGCGCAACACGGTGTTTCTCGCCTTGGCGTTAGGCTGGGCTGAGGTGCTGGATGCGCAGGATATCTATATTGGGGTGAATGCGGTCGACTACTCCGGTTATCCTGATTGTCGGCCTGAATTTGTCAGTGCCTTCGAGCAGCTTGCCAATCTGGCA
This region includes:
- the pal gene encoding peptidoglycan-associated lipoprotein Pal gives rise to the protein MEVIKFGKMAALVVAFGVVVGCSSKGGDASGTGAVDPNAGYGAGTSGAGMDNGVSSEEAALRAVTTFYFEYDSSELKQEAMRSLDVHAKDLKSAGNRVVLEGHTDERGTREYNMALGERRAAAVQRYLVLQGVSPAQLELVSYGEEKPAAMGSSEESMAQNRRVELRK
- the ybgF gene encoding tol-pal system protein YbgF, translating into MKGFRGVVFACLLAPLGALAQVPVSEGGSGNSGTNYPGSSVAPQTTAGLSSEGQLYQQLYQLQQEVTMLRGLLEEQGYKLKQMERDQLDRYEDIDRRLSSNNSPAPAADSAVGGAAPSAATAPPADNASSAQGAAPADPEREKLLYDASFDLVKAREFDKAAQAFTAFLRRYPDSQYAGNAQYWLGEVYLVQSDLESAGKSFAQVISRYPNHRKESDAMYKLGEVERRLGHDDKARDLFQQVVSKYPDSSAAQLAGRELNNLN
- the tolB gene encoding Tol-Pal system beta propeller repeat protein TolB, which produces MKRFTQALIAVIALCTAQLTLAQDAIEITKGSDKATPIAVVPFGWQGSAPLPEDLAQISANDLRNTGMFAPMERNNMLSYPVRAEEINARDWKMIGVDYVVVGQVSNQPGTDRYELNYSLYSILREQVLLAKTVSGTKAQLRDMAHHLSDEVFEEITGIKGAFNTKLLYVAAERFSADNTRYTLQRSDYDGARASTLLQSREPILSPSYAPDGQRIAYVSFESRRPEIYVHYIQTGRRERITNFEGLNGAPAWSPDGNRLAFVLSRDGNPEIYVMDLGSKQLRRITNHFSIDTEPSWMDNSTIAFTSDRGGKPQIYKQNINGGSTERLTFVGNYNANAKLSVDGRTMVMVHRQEGYRNFQIATQDLKRGNLRVLTETSLDESPTVSPNGTMLIYATRQQGRGVLMLVSTNGRARSEIPTQFTDLRVPSWSPYLP
- the queC gene encoding 7-cyano-7-deazaguanine synthase QueC, with translation MNPSPSRGKAVVLLSGGLDSATVLALAQAEGYQCYSMSFDYGQRHRAELDAAKALARAAGVVEHKVIGLDLDGMGGSALTDSTLAVPEQPQPGIPVTYVPARNTVFLALALGWAEVLDAQDIYIGVNAVDYSGYPDCRPEFVSAFEQLANLATRAGVEGRPFRIQAPLQHLSKAQIVQAGSRLGVDYALTVSCYQADDHGQACGCCDSCRLRAEGFAAANMPDPTRYR